One Campylobacter concisus DNA segment encodes these proteins:
- a CDS encoding sensor histidine kinase → MGINLKSQNIKIYAIILLASLFVVLLGLNSYNNAKEKIIELSDKNNIAVSKNIVSNFQIWLDERLNSLIRASKFIQNSGIIDDDAKVANFIKLFKENAKEFDLMQLLREDGEIFVDGQKISEEVMSKRERAGLIWYVETKNTNAPSVNFMQNHKILNDSTLNLCVPVEKDAKFEAALCGVVRIGTIFDSIKNFSLAPNSYSFLVTHSGEILTSMADATLKREIEEKFKELFLKDEDITSLKIGQNLIQVAEIPTMNWFIGAGTNNEEEILAMTREALKNALNLLFAFVALAFLANSLHNFMYNKIKKVQDEYETLLAHRAKMSEAGELISGISHQFIQPVNSLKLMLSSAIMLKKEGKLSDEELLSLLKKGQSSIELLSKTIEIFRNFYKSAENVSEFDIQTSIRNLITLMHTELSRANVSVKFSGFEEMKVCQIENIIQQILLILIHNAKDSLVESYKDEPLKRVIELKFRSFEDKCYIGVYDSGGGVSYEMSKKIFTWLNTTKKQGNGIGLYFAKKLAREKLNGDITLVHNLKPTIFELSFDKNLKG, encoded by the coding sequence ATGGGTATTAATTTAAAATCACAAAATATTAAAATTTATGCGATCATCTTGCTAGCAAGCCTCTTTGTCGTGCTTCTTGGGCTAAACAGCTACAATAATGCAAAAGAAAAGATCATCGAGCTATCTGATAAAAACAACATCGCAGTTAGTAAAAACATCGTTAGCAACTTTCAAATTTGGCTTGATGAGCGCTTAAATTCGCTCATCCGTGCGTCAAAATTTATCCAAAACTCTGGCATCATAGATGACGATGCTAAGGTGGCAAATTTCATAAAGCTATTTAAAGAAAATGCAAAAGAATTTGATCTCATGCAGCTTCTAAGAGAGGATGGCGAGATCTTTGTAGATGGGCAAAAGATCTCAGAAGAGGTGATGTCAAAGCGTGAGCGAGCGGGGCTTATCTGGTATGTCGAGACAAAAAATACAAATGCCCCAAGCGTAAATTTCATGCAAAATCACAAAATTTTAAATGACTCTACTTTAAATTTATGCGTGCCAGTTGAAAAAGACGCGAAATTTGAGGCGGCACTTTGCGGTGTCGTGCGCATAGGCACTATCTTTGATAGTATCAAAAACTTTAGCCTTGCGCCAAATTCTTACTCATTTTTAGTAACTCACAGCGGCGAGATCCTCACATCGATGGCTGATGCGACGCTTAAAAGAGAGATAGAGGAGAAATTTAAGGAGCTATTTTTAAAAGATGAGGACATCACTAGCCTAAAGATAGGGCAAAATTTGATCCAAGTAGCCGAGATACCGACGATGAACTGGTTTATCGGAGCTGGCACAAACAACGAAGAAGAAATTTTAGCCATGACAAGAGAGGCGCTAAAAAACGCTCTAAATTTACTCTTTGCCTTCGTCGCACTTGCATTTTTGGCAAACAGCCTGCACAACTTCATGTATAACAAGATAAAAAAGGTGCAAGATGAGTATGAGACCTTGCTAGCGCACAGAGCCAAGATGAGTGAGGCTGGGGAGCTCATAAGCGGCATAAGTCATCAGTTCATCCAACCAGTAAATTCGCTAAAACTGATGCTAAGCTCGGCGATAATGCTAAAAAAAGAGGGCAAGCTAAGTGATGAGGAGCTTTTAAGTTTATTAAAAAAAGGGCAAAGCTCGATCGAGCTTCTTTCAAAAACAATCGAAATTTTTAGAAATTTTTACAAAAGCGCTGAAAATGTTAGCGAATTTGACATCCAAACAAGCATTAGAAATTTAATAACACTTATGCACACAGAGCTTAGCCGTGCAAATGTGAGCGTGAAATTTAGCGGTTTTGAAGAGATGAAGGTCTGTCAGATAGAAAACATCATCCAGCAAATTTTGCTAATCCTAATCCACAACGCAAAGGACTCACTAGTTGAAAGCTACAAAGATGAGCCGCTAAAACGCGTGATAGAGCTTAAATTTAGAAGCTTTGAAGATAAGTGCTACATCGGCGTTTATGATAGTGGTGGCGGCGTGAGCTACGAGATGAGTAAGAAAATTTTTACCTGGCTAAACACGACTAAAAAGCAAGGAAATGGCATAGGACTTTACTTTGCTAAAAAGCTCGCACGTGAGAAGCTAAATGGCGACATCACGCTTGTGCACAACCTAAAGCCAACGATTTTTGAGCTAAGCTTTGATAAGAATTTAAAGGGTTAA
- the dsbI gene encoding protein-disulfide oxidoreductase DsbI — MSFFKKMAKFQDSRISWAILVFVSIALVIIAHSLFQNYAYMPPCEQCVYIRFAFLCMALGGVIAIINPKNLLFALVGYLFAFWGAVQGIMYSVKLAKIHDAVHGDDPFGVQGCSTEPHYPFGLPLEKWAPDWFMPTGDCGYDSPMVPDGAVLSDLQKSIVDLYADGWYLVPSSKFMSMADCTLLGFSICFVVLALMLVSKLLSFMK, encoded by the coding sequence ATGAGCTTTTTTAAAAAAATGGCTAAATTTCAAGACTCACGCATCTCTTGGGCGATCCTGGTCTTTGTGAGCATCGCGCTTGTTATCATTGCGCACTCGCTCTTTCAAAACTACGCCTATATGCCCCCTTGCGAGCAGTGCGTCTATATACGTTTTGCCTTTTTATGCATGGCGCTTGGCGGAGTGATAGCTATCATAAACCCTAAAAATTTACTCTTTGCTCTAGTTGGCTATCTCTTTGCCTTTTGGGGAGCGGTGCAGGGCATAATGTATAGCGTAAAACTAGCTAAAATCCACGACGCGGTGCATGGTGATGATCCTTTTGGCGTGCAGGGCTGCTCTACTGAGCCACACTATCCATTTGGTTTGCCGCTTGAGAAGTGGGCGCCTGACTGGTTTATGCCTACAGGCGACTGCGGCTACGACAGCCCTATGGTGCCTGACGGCGCGGTGCTAAGCGATCTGCAAAAGAGCATAGTAGATCTCTACGCAGACGGCTGGTATCTTGTGCCGTCTTCTAAATTTATGTCGATGGCAGATTGCACGCTACTTGGCTTTAGCATTTGTTTTGTCGTGCTTGCACTTATGCTTGTTTCAAAGCTCTTATCTTTTATGAAATAA